A genomic region of Metopolophium dirhodum isolate CAU chromosome 1, ASM1992520v1, whole genome shotgun sequence contains the following coding sequences:
- the LOC132936655 gene encoding general transcription factor II-I repeat domain-containing protein 2-like — MYLNPDVYVPWQPQPPSLESAVAAGFRFPPSPPTEYYVGPAWFNVNGPPPLPCFYILLPPLRRTGSGAPEVRTNQNEAAVKVSYVLSELIAKHSKPFTEGDLIKTCLIKTAEIICSGNLKAFQNISLTRNMVAERITELACNLSNQIKIKIPTFEYFSIACDERTDIGGTAQLAVFFRACDKEFNIFEELLEIIPMFDTTTGEDVFVSVVELLKKYDLPLEKLSSVATDGASSMTGKNKGFVERLQKKTNEYVEHKFHRTHCIIHQEVLCTKVINVAHVIRPVKQMVNFIRSRVLNQRQFLIFLNDLESEYSGLPYFTEVRWLSCSIVLERFWKLRDAIQIFLESKKQDVSVLSDPMWLQDLSFMVDITKHLSNLNLKLQGKNQTIKAINYHVKAFKCKLDLFKTQLQNEDLTHFPACMTYTKINNDPISYKKYSEKIMCLKTEFENRFQDFQYLENDFALFTSLFSIDAVNVSTHIQMELIEIQNDSNLKNKFNDVGVSDFYSFVPTRYVEIYRFASKIISMFSSTYQCEQIFSLMNSNKSPVRSRLTDTHLNAVLKVTSSNNISPEIEKLVGEKRCQISSKKNY, encoded by the exons ATGTACCTGAACCCGGACGTGTACGTGCCGTGGCAGCCACAGCCCCCGAGCTTGGAAAGTGCCGTGGCTGCGGGCTTCAGATTTCCGCCATCGCCGCCAACGGAGTATTACGTGGGCCCGGCCTGGTTTAACGTGAACGGCCCGCCGCCACTTCCATGTTTTTACATACTGCTCCCACCGCTGCGTCGAACTGGTTCCGGTGCACCGGAAGTGAGAACGAATC AAAATGAAGCTGCAGTAAAGGTTAGTTACGTGTTGTCAGAGTTAATTGCCAAACATTCAAAACCGTTCACTGAAGGTGATCTTATAAAAACGTGTTTGATTAAAACTGCTGAAATTATTTGTTCCGGAAATCTAAAAGCttttcaaaacatttcattAACACGAAATATGGTTGCTGAAAGAATAACTGAACTAGCTTGCAATTTgagtaatcaaattaaaattaaaataccaacaTTCGAGTATTTTTCAATCGCTTGTGATGAAAGAACCGATATTGGTGGCACAGCTCAGTTAGCTGTGTTTTTTCGTGCTTGCGataaggaatttaatatttttgaagagtTATTGGAAATTATACCTATGTTTGATACTACTACAGGAGAGGATGTATTCGTTTCTGTTGTTGAACTcttgaaaaaatatgatttacctTTGGAAAAGTTGTCATCTGTAGCTACAGATGGAGCTTCTTCTATGACGGGGAAAAATAAAGGATTCGTTGAAAGATTGcaaaaaaaaacgaatgaaTATGTTGAGCATAAATTTCATAGGACACATTGTATTATACACCAAGAGGTGTTATGTACAAAAGTTATAAATGTGGCACATGTAATAAGACCTGTAAAACAAATGGTCAATTTTATAAGATCCCGTGTTTTGAACCAAagacaatttttgatttttttaaatgatttagaaAGCGAGTATTCAGGTTTACCATACTTTACAGAAGTTCGATGGTTATCGTGTTCCATTGTATTGGAAAGATTCTGGAAGTTAAGAGATgccatacaaatatttttagagtCTAAAAAACAAGACGTCAGCGTTTTATCGGATCCAATGTGGTTACAAGACCTATCTTTCATGGTCGATATAACGAAGCATTTatcgaatttaaatttaaaattacaagggAAAAATCAAACTATAAAAGCCATTAATTACCATGTAAAGgctttcaaatgtaaattagatctatttaaaacacaattacaAAACGAAGACTTAACGCATTTTCCAGCATGCATGacgtatacaaaaattaataatgatccAATTTCCtacaaaaaatattcagaaaaaattATGTGTTTGAAGACTGAATTCGAAAATAGGTTTCAAGATTTCCAATATTTAGAAAACGATTTTGCCTTATTTACCTCTCTTTTTTCAATAGACGCAGTAAATGTTTCAACACATATACAAATGGAATTGATCGAGATTCAAaatgattcaaatttaaaaaataaattcaatgatGTTGGTGTTTCTGATTTTTACAGTTTTGTGCCAACACGTTATGTAGAAATTTATAGATTTGcaagtaaaattatttctatgtttAGTAGTACTTATCAATGTGAGcaaattttttcattaatgaaCAGTAATAAATCACCCGTAAGATCCAGATTAACCGACACACATCTAAATGCAGTATTAAAAGTGACTTCGTCAAATAATATTTCTCCCGAAATTGAAAAGTTGGTGGGAGAAAAGAGATGTCAAATAtcgtctaaaaaaaattattaa